ATCAATGCCTGCAAAACCGTCCGCAAATACTTCCCAGTCACCCGCTGGCTTGCCATTTTTGAAAGGTACAAAAGCTACAAAATAACCCGCCTGCGGATAGGGAGCGCGGTTGGTAGAGCCGTGAAAAGCAATGAATGCGCCGTGTTTGTACCTTTCGGGAAACTGATTTCCTTTGTAAAAAAGCAGGTCATTTGGTGCCCAGTGGCCTGGAAAGCCTATTAATGGGTTTTGATATTTACTTCCCTGGCCTTCCTTTTTGCCGTCACCGCCATATTCGGGGTTCAGCATTTTTTTGCCCTTCATTTGGTCAAAATAGTAGTACGGCCAGCCAATATTCGATCCCTGGGTCACCTTTACAAACTCTTCTGCCGGTAGCATCGCGCTTTGCCAGGACGAAAACAGGTCAGGAAACAGGCGGTGCAGGTTGTCTCGACCATGCACAACCGCATACAGGCTTTCATCATCCGGGTTCCAGCGCATGCCCACAATACTTCTTAGTCCGGTGGCAAACAATGTCCCATCTTTTTGAGTCTGTCCCGCCTTATCCGCACTGAATTTCCAGATACCGCCATGTTTTTCCAGATCAGGGCACGGGTCCAGGCCTACGCTACCTGGTTTTCCGCCCGGTGAATTGACCATATCCTGGCAGGCGTCCGAAGGCGCGCCAAATGGCACATACATATTGCCCTTATTGTCAAACGCCATAGGCTTGGTGATATGCCAATGCGTTTCATGCTCGTGGTCGTCTTTGAGAATGACTTCGACTTTTTCCTCCGGCAACAGTTGTCCAGGAATCAATTTACTGCGATAAACCACCAGCGATGAGCTGAAATACAGGTACCCGTTACGGATCATGATACCGTTGGCGAGGCTGCTATGGTCCTGGTATTTGCCAAAATTCGTTATGATATCGGCCTTGCCATCGCCGTTGGTGTCCCGCAAAGCCACTGTACCACCTTCCTGCCCTTTTCCGAAATAGCGGAGCTTGATGTAAATGTCACCGTTATCGTTAACCACAATGTGCCTGGCAAGTCCCGTACTGTCCGCCACCACCACCGACTCGAATCCGTCGGGGAAAGTCAGGCCACCATTGTCGGGATCTCCGGGAGGTAGCCGGTTATCCAGAGTATTTCGGGTAGCGGAAACGAAAATAGTAATGAGTACGCAGCCAAATAGCGCTTTGGAGAAGCGGGTCAGGATGAGGAATTTTGAGTTCATGATGTTATGGCTGCTTATTTTTTTGCGCTCAGGCCGTTAAGGTCCCACACTACTTTTCCTTGTTTCAATGTCATTTCTACTTCCAGTTTTTTATCGCCGGTAATGCTTTTTTGCGCCGAATCCATAAACCCGAACGTTCCTTCTCGAACTCTCAGGATGACAACGTCGGCAATGCTCCCTTCTTTTATATTTCCAAGTTCTTCGTGGTGAATGGCTTTGGCGGGATTCCATGTGGCTATTGCGATCACTTGTTCGAGGGAAAGTCCTAGCGCCATAAATTTTGACATGACATTGGCCATATCTTTCATTCCCGAATTCATACTGAAGCGGTGCAGGTCAGTGCCAAATGAATTGGGATAAAAACCTTGCTTCAACGCCGGAGCAGCCTGATCAAACCAGAAACCTGCGCCGCCATGGCCCAAATCGAAGAGAATGCCGCGTTTTTTTGCTTCCAGGACAAAAGGCCTTAATTTGCCATCATCGCCGACAATGGGCATTCGTTCCGAAATATGTTCGAATGTATGCGTGATCATATCTCCGGGCCGCATTTTGGCAAGCTGGTCCTGCAACGAATATTGGGGCAAATGACATTCTACGAACAAAGGCTTGCCCGCCTGACTGGCCGCGGCAACCGCCCTGTCAAAAGGTGCCCAATCTTGGCCATTGTAATGCCCGATTTTTACTCCTGCAATAATCTCCGGGTATTTTTTCATCATCGCCGCAGTTGAGTCGGCCTGCATGTCCGCGAGGTTTTGCTCATGATCTGCGCCGGTCATTCCTTCCCCCGAAATGTTCAGAAAAGCCAGAATCCGTGTTTTGGATTGATCAATAACCTGTTTTTTAAACAATGGAAAACTCCGCCAGCCAGAAGTACCCGCGTCCACAACCGTCGTCACACCGGAACGAAAAGTGAAATCATCGGGCGATACGCTGTTGACACCATTGGCAAAAAGGTTGGCGTTGCTACCGACGAAAACATGGGTGTGCGGGTCGATAAAACCGGGCGTGACATACAGCCCTTTTGCCATGATCACCTTTTCTGATGAATCTGTAATGGATATTGCCACCCGGACAATATTGCCTTTGCTGATCGCCACGTCCATCACCGCATTGGTACCACTCGCCGGATCGATCACGTGGCCTCCTTTGATCAGCAGGTCATATTTTTGAGCCAAAACGGCCTGGGTACAAGTCAGTAGCAGCGCAATACCCCAAAGTTTTGCATTCATAATTCAATGTGAGTTCACAATGGTTGACATTGATTATTTGGCCAGTTCCGTCTTCCAGGCAGGTACACTGATACCATTCAGGTCCCACACCACTTTGCCCGCACGGATCGTCAGCTCAGCTTCCAGCTTTTTGTCGCCTTTTAGTTTTGTCCTTCTGGCATCAATAAAGCCGAAATCACCTTTTCTCAGATTAAAAACGGCCACATCAGCATCAGACCCTACTGAAAGGTTTCCCAAATCAGGCCGTTTGATCACCTGAGCGGGATTCCAGGTCGTGCGCAGAATGGCATCGGGCAGGGACATACCCATGTTCAGGAATTTGGAGATAACATTATCCAGCCCTTTCATGCCACCATTCATGCTGTCGGTGTGCAGGTCGGTGCTGATCACATTGGGTTTGAAACCCTGCGCCAGCGAAGGTATGGCCTGCCGCCACGAAAATGCGCCACCACCGTGACCCACGTCGAAGACAATGCCTTTTTTCTGAACTTCAAAAATGAATGGTTTCACTTTACCATTTTCATCCACTACCACCTCGCGATCATTGGGTCCGTAGGCATAGGTATGTGTGAAAATGTCGCCCGGACGAAGAATTTCTTTAAAAAGCTTTTCGATAGAAAGGGGAGGCCGGTGTTCTCCAAAATCAACCATAACCGGCACATCGGCCAGTTTGCCAGCTTCCACGGCTTTTTGAACCTGAGCGTAATCGCCCCAGTAATGCGCTGATTTGATACCGACAATGATATTTGGGAAAAGCTTTTTGATCATGTTGGCTACCATCACCGGGTTCATATCAGCAAGGTCCTGTTCCTCATACCGGCTCGCCATGCCTGTGCCGACAATGTTTAAAAAAGCCAGTACGCGGGTTTGGGCCTTGTCAATGGTTTGTGATTTGAATGTCCGGAAGTTTCGCCAGCCCGACGAGCCTGCGTCTACGACCGTGGTGATACCGGCGCGGAATGTAAAACCATCCGGCGGCAAGCTGGTAGATGCATTGGCAATGTAAGCGTCGGGGGTGGTGCCATTGAAAACATGCGCATGCATGTCAATCAGACCAGGCGTGACGTAAAAACCTTTCACATCGACCGTCTTCTTCGCCGAAGCAGCGGGTATGTCGGCTGCTACCCGCACGATTTTGCCGGCCGAGATGGCGACGTCCATGTCAGAGTCAATATTGTTTTTTGGATCAATCACGTGCCCACCTTTCAGTAAAAGGTCTATTTCCTGGGCTTGTGAAGGTAGCGTGCAGCAAAGCAGGGAGAATATGCACCAAATCGCATACAGGCGAGCGCCATTCCTGGTGGATAAGAACAGTGACATTTTTCAGGGGTTTAGGATTGGGCTGGATTTTCATTCAACCCAATATTTGAAGTGTGATTTTAACGAAAAAATAGCATTATCACAAGTCAAATGTGTACGTGCACGCTAAATCCCTCTTTTTGACATAAACACTAGTTTGAAAGCGCTTTAAGCCGTTCTTTCAATACATATATTCTCTCGTCGTCCACGGTGATGACCTGCTGATAATTTTGCGCGATGAATTGTTGCAGACTGGCTATGCGCTCATGGTTGTATTGCGCTGGATCATTGAACCAGAACGATTGACAGGACATCAGATCAATGAAGATAGTCGGTCTGCTTGCTTTGATGTCATTCAAATATTTCGCCAGATAGCTTTTTTGTTTCGGACTGGGTGTCATAATTCTGTATGTGATTGCGTCGCCGGTTGCCTGGGTGAGCTTAGTTTCGAGGTGATAAGCCGGGTGCCAGCCCCACAATGTAATATTATCTCCCGGCCGGGTATACTTCATTATTTCCCTCGAAACAGGTGAAATGAAAAGGGGAGTCCCGAATGCTTCTTTTCTGATTTGAATGCCCGGCAAGGAAGCATGACCAGTGACGGTGGCCAGCTTATTAATGACATGCGGAGATACACAAATCAGCATCCAGGCCAGCGACAATAACTCGACTTTTCGAAAATTCAGTTGTGCAGCTTTAAGAGCAGCTTCCATAACAACTCCTGAAAATATTCCGAATGGAATTATTAAAAACTGCTGGTAATGTGGAAAAAAATAACCCGATTTAATAACGGCGTAAAAAGCAATGGCGATATGAATGAGACCAAACCAAAAAAGAAGATTTGTCGATTTAAGTAATGTGCGCGACCGGATCAAAATCAGGAGCGCAAAAATGATCAGGAATGAATAGCAAATGAATAAAAATAGAAATTGTCCTGAATGTGCCAGAAAACCTGGGTAATGCAGAACCTTTTGCCAAATAGATTCTCCACTGGAATATTGCGAATTGCCAACCAGATAGAATTTCCAGAAATATTCAAATGCGCCATACCGGATGGTAAGACCGAGTACCAGCAATGGAAAAAACAACCCGCCAGCGTAAAGGCTAGCCAGCGCTTTCACCTTTTGAGTGCTGCGTTGCAAAAGAATGATTCCGGTGAAAATGACAATGATCAACGCGGTAGGTACTCCCTGTAATTTTGCGAATGGCACCATTCCCGAAACAAATCCGAGCAGAAACAGTAGCTTAATGTCTGGTTGTGACTGGCGATATATTATTGAGAAAAGCCAAAAACAAAGCGCCAGTAAAAACAAGACGAAATACTCATTGTAAAGTGTCGAAAAAGAACCCTGACTCAGAAGGTAAAAGAATGCGATGGGAATAAATGCAATCAGGGCAGTCAATGGTGTAAACAGGTTTTTGAATGTAAGAAAGGTCGTTGCCAGTGTAAAGCTGAGAATAACGAAGCCCAATAAACGTGCAGACGTGTAATCGAAAGGCAGGCCGAACCATGAGGGTACAATCAATGCATAGCTGGACAATGGCCCCTGGGTCAGGCCGTCGACATATTTCCAGTATATCCAGAACTTTTTCAGGCTCATTCCCTGGACAATCATCTGACTTTCATCAATATCCAGCTCGTGGTTGTAGGCAATGAAGGGATAGCGCATAAAAAACAGTAGTCCAAAAAATGCCAGCGCCCAAAGCCAGTGACTTGCCTTGTAGGGTTTTTCCCAATTCGGTTTTCCTTTGAAATATAAAAAAGCAAAGATCAGGACGAGTAAAAAGCCAAAAAGGGTATAATTAGTTAACCATTCATCAAAGTTCAGCATGGAGCGTTTTCTCGAAAATGTCAGTGTTGGGGTGAGTTGTTTTTATGATTGTGTTTCAGGCCAGTTTCAGTGATGGTGGTACTTTCCTGATAATTTTCGTAGTCGGTATTAATGCCCCATAGATCAATATTTTGTTCTCCGTCAATCTTCCGGGCAGCCAGCATTCCCATTAGAATACTATGGTCCTGGTTATTGTATTTGAATGCACCATACCTGCCGACGGGATAAAGATTTTTAATGCCTGAAAGATACTCCTGAACTGGCAAAAGAGCCTCCATATAGCCTTTCGAATAGACCGGATAACAACGTGGTATCCTGTAAATGAAGCCCTCATCAATCACTTTAACACCCGCCAGACCTGTTTTTTTTAAATCTGACTTCGCAATTTCTATCAGTTTTTCGTCTGGATAATTCCAAATCTCGTCTTCTGAATTACACCACAGTTCCAGCGCCAGAATGGTCTTTTTTGAATCTCCGTACAACCCCGGAAGCCAGTTACGAAAATTGGTAATCCTCCCCACACGCAGTTCCGCAGAGTGAATATACAACCATTGATCTGTAAAAAGCCCTTCTCCGTCAACCAAGAGGTAAACGACTATGGTATTCCGGAATTTGAGCTTTGCGACGGCCTCTTTTACGGATAGGGATACATTTTCAATGGTATTCGCAAGGTTGGTAAGCGGCATGGTACTGATTACCGCATCGTAGTTTTTAATGGTACCATCTTCCAGTTCAATTCCACAGGCAATGCTGTCTTTAACAATTACTCTTTTGACCTTTGTCTTTAAAAATATCTGCCCATTATTTTTTTTGATATGGTCTGCCATGCGTTCATAAATCATTCCGGTCCCTTTGGAGGGATAAGCGAACTGATCTACCAGGGTTTTATGTTGAGCGCTATCACCTGAAAATCCATTTTTTATCGCTTCGTAAAGTGACAGTTTTTTAATTCGCTGCGTGGCAAAATCTGCATCAAGTTCGGTGCATTTGATGCCCCAGAGTTTTTCAGAATAATTTTTGAAAAATATAACGAATAACCTCTTGCCAAAACGCCGCGTTACCCAGCTTTCAAAATCACCATTAAACGGTACCGGGGCAATCTTTTGCTGACCGTAACTGATGATACATCTGAGGGTTTCGTACGGGCCGAGATTTTTGAAAGCATTAAAAGGTTTGAGCGGATAATGGAAAAACCGGTTTTTATAAAATATCCTGGTTTGCCGGTTTATCATTTGGTAGTCGTCACCGGCGACTTCGAGCCATAGCTCATTGATTTGTCTGTTGCTGCTAAAAAAACGATGCGGCCCGATATCAACCAGGCAATTCCAAAGCGTTATCGTGCGGCTCATTCCGCCAACACTATCCTGTGCTTCGAAAATGTCTACCTGGTAGTTTCTTTTGGAGAGTTCATAGGCTGCTGTCAGGCCAGCGGGCCCGGCACCGATGATGGCAATTTTCTTCATGAGTAGTTTTAAACGGGGAGCGTTTCCGGGATGATTTTTGTACGAAAAAACCGAAAAGAAACAAGCTAACCTAATAAAACTGATAAAGCGGTTGCGGACTTTTTTGAAACGCGCAATTTAATGTCGCCGTAAATAAGCCGACAGCTCCATTACGTCAACTTTCAGCATCCGGCTCTTGAAAAGATCTGACTTATATTTGAAAATAAAGTTGCGCAGTGACATCCCGGTTTGATTTAATATGCAAAGATTTGCAACCTCTTCGGACACATTAAAACGGAAGAGAAATTCAGGTATCCGGATGCTTTTGTTTTGGTGCAATTCATTTCTGAGGTACTCGATCATGTGCTCGGTGAGAACCTGGCGCGAAGTTTTTTCTTCTGTTTTTTTAGTTTCAAAATTGTTTCTGGCCAGAATCGTCACGATCATTTCAATGCTTCCCCTGATCAGTTTGATATGAGATGCAGGACGCTGGGCAACTTCAAATGTGATCTGCCTGATCAGCGAATGGATTGTCTTGCTGTCCCGCTCATTTGCAATAGAATGCCCCTGGCTGATCCGAAACCCATTGCAAAGGTTTTCGGCGAGTTTGTACGTATCCGCAAAGTCCGGACTGAATGCTTTCTTTTTCTGAAAATTGTCGCTCAGATAGGTATCGAAAGCGATCATGAAAATTTCTGTGCCATTATCCTCTTGAAAAACAGGTTGTTGTCCTGGTTTTAGGATAATAATCCCGTGGCCTGTATAGGAATACATAGTACCATCCAGAATAAACTGGCCCTCGCCGGACAATATGAAAATGATCCGGTAATGGTCGAGCTGAGCAGGACTTGTTTCCCAGATCCTGGTCCTGCTTTGGAACAGGTGAAATTTTTTGCGAACACTGAATTTCATCGATGACATAACAGAAACATGGCTTGCTTTAAACCCAATTTTGTCAATCGAACGATCTGTCGAAAATTGAAATGTCGGAAGGGCAATTTCCGGGTCGCGAAACGCCAATATTCGTTGCAGAGTACCTTGCGGTTACTATCTTCCCAGCCAGTTTTTGAACTCGCTAATCCGGTCAGAACTCAAATATGCTTCTTGCGACAGCGCCGGGGCCAACTCAATTTTGAGCTTCCCGGCCGAAATGGTGTGAATCTCCCGGATCGCATTGATTGAGATCAGCAGCGTGCGGTTAATGCGGAAAAAATCCTGCGGGTTCAGCAATTGAGATAATTTTTCGAGGCTATATTCGACCGCAAAATGCCTTCCGTCGAAAAGCCGCAAGAACGTAGCCCGCTCCTCAATTGTGAAATAGGCGATATCCGTTGTCTTAAAACTGAAAATCCTCGATCCTGCCGTACACAGAAATCTGTCTTTGTACTTTTCACTAAGCATTGTGGCTGGTAATGTGTCGGCAGCGACTACACTTTCCCGAATGTTTGATACTGCCGTTAGCTTTTTGAATTTGGTCAAAGAAGCCTGTAATTCCAGCGGATTGACTGGTTTTAAGAGGTAATCAATGCTGTGCGCTTTGAAAGCTTTCTGCATGTAAGCATCAAATGCCGTCGTGAAAATGATCGGTACCATCAGGTTCAGGCTTTCAATGATCTTGAAACCATTGTCGTCTTCCAGATGAATGTCCAGGAAAATAAGGTCTGGCTGAATATTTGAATGGTTTTGAAGGTAGGCTATTGTTTCAAATACCGAAGGAATAATGGTCAGCACCACAATGTCGGGATCAATGCCCAGTATCAGGTTCCGCAGCCGCTCTGCGCTCAGTTCTTCGTCCTCTACAATCAGCACATTCATGATATCAACGGAATTTTGACAATAAAATGACTACCGGTTTTCTCGATCAATACTTGTTTGTTTTGCAACAGCTTGTACCGGTTTTCAATGTTTTTCAAACCCAGCTTCGTAGTCGGTTCGCCGGGCTGCCTTAGCTGTAAAGGATTGCTCACGATCAGCATGCCGTCTTCAATGGAGATACTGATCGTCAGTGGATTGGTGACAGACATGGTATTGTGTTTGACCGCGTTTTCGATCAGTAGCTGTAATGTCAGGGGTATCACAAAATAGAGTTCCAGATCCTCGGCAGACAGTTTTACATCCATAATCACCTTTTCTTTAAACCGGGTCCGCAGCAGAAAAGTGTAGGTTTCCAGAAATTTAATCTCCTCTTTCAAGCTAATCTGATGCAGCTCGGCTTGTTCCAGAATGTAGCGATATGCGAGCGACAGCTGTTGAATGAATTCACTCGACTGTTCGGGACGTGATTCCACCAGCGAAGAGAGTACGCTCAGGTTATTGAACAAAAAATGAGGACTGATCTGGTTTTTCAACGCCAGAAACCGCGCGCTCATATTTTCCTTTTCCAGCTTTTCAGAATCCACAAGCAGCTTTTTCAATTTCTCCTGCACCTGATTATTGACACAGAGATAATAGGCAGCGATCAACGCCATGATCGTGAGCGCCTCGTTTGCCCGCTGCCTGATGGGCCTGATCACGGGCCAGTTGGGGTCGCGGAGAAATGGCCTGGGCATATGCGTCCATAAATGGTCCATCAAACCCCATGTGTGGATCAGCAAAAAATTAAAGAAAACGGCCAGCAAAATCGCAGGAACGAGAGCGATCAACTGGTTTGATAATTTGAATCCAGCTGAGTTGTTACTGCCGGTCAGGATAGCGATTTTTTGCAAAAACCAGTCGATCAGGTAGATCCAGGTGGTATAGAAAATGGTACTGATAACGATCTCCATGCCGAAAAGCGGGAGTTTTCGGAGAATGGTGCCCCAAACATCCACCGGAACGTTTATATAGGTACGTAATGGTATGTAAATGAGCGCCAGGGCAAAACCGAGCAACCACTTCTGACCAAAAAGATAAGGCCGCATGTTTGGGGTTTAATGTATTTTTTCAAAAGTAAAGCATATTTCACGGCAAATGAAAATTACAAAAATCAATTCGTCGTCCGTCGAAATGAACTTTCTGTGTGGTAGATCGTATTTTCTATTTGTACGGCCTGCGGATGGAACATTCGCAGTTCGGAGCCAAGGTTAACATTGTTATAAAATCGAGCATTAGAAATATTATGGAATTAGGGATCAGCATGTTTGGGGATTTGTCGTACGATGCGGCAGCAAAATCGTTTCAGTCACCACGGTCACGGTTACAGGATATGCTGGAAGAGATCAAGCTGGCGGATGAAGTAGGGCTGGACGTATTCGGGATAGGTGAACACCATCGCCCTGATTTTGCGGTATCAAGCCCGGAAATTATCCTGGCAGCTGCTGCAAGTGTTACTAAAAACATCAAACTAACAAGTTCTGTCACAGTACTCAGCTCGGCGGACCCGGTACGGGTATATCAGAATTTTTCAACCGTAGACCTGCTTTCCAATGGACGTGCGGAAATTACCGTTGGCCGGGGCAGCTTCATTGAATCTTTCCCTCTTTTCGGCTATAACCTCAATGATTATAACGGATTGTTTTCTGAAAAACTGGAATTGCTGAAAGAGATCAATGAGACTGATGTGATCAGCTGGAAAGGTAAATACAGGGCTGCGCTGGACAAGCAGGAGGTATTACCAAGACCGGTGAATGGTAACCTGGAAATCTGGATCGCGGTAGGCGGTACCCCACAGTCTGTCGTACGGGCAGCGCGCTTGGGCTTTCCTCTGATCATAGCGATCATCGGTGGCAGGCCAGCGCAGTTTCAGCCGTTTTTTGAATTGTATAAAACCGAATACCTGAATGCGGGACACGACATTGCGAAAATGCAGCTGGCAACGCATTCGCACGGTTTGTTAGGAGCCAATGGCGACGCATTAGCTGACCGATATTTTCCCAATTATGCTGCGCAAATGGACCGCGTCGGAAGCAGCCGGGGCTGGGCACCTTACACCAGAGAGCAATTTGAAGGCGGTCGCAGTTCGGAAGGCGCATTATTTGTCGGCGACCCAAGCGAGGTAACCGACAAAATATTGCAGCACCAGGAAATGTTCGGGCTTACGCGCTTCCTGTTACATACGGATGTAGGCGCACCAGCTCATGCGGACCTGATGAAGTCCATTGAAATATTTGGAGAGAAAGTCGCTCCGGCGGTCAGGAAA
The genomic region above belongs to Dyadobacter pollutisoli and contains:
- a CDS encoding LytR/AlgR family response regulator transcription factor — protein: MNVLIVEDEELSAERLRNLILGIDPDIVVLTIIPSVFETIAYLQNHSNIQPDLIFLDIHLEDDNGFKIIESLNLMVPIIFTTAFDAYMQKAFKAHSIDYLLKPVNPLELQASLTKFKKLTAVSNIRESVVAADTLPATMLSEKYKDRFLCTAGSRIFSFKTTDIAYFTIEERATFLRLFDGRHFAVEYSLEKLSQLLNPQDFFRINRTLLISINAIREIHTISAGKLKIELAPALSQEAYLSSDRISEFKNWLGR
- a CDS encoding amidohydrolase/deacetylase family metallohydrolase, whose protein sequence is MSLFLSTRNGARLYAIWCIFSLLCCTLPSQAQEIDLLLKGGHVIDPKNNIDSDMDVAISAGKIVRVAADIPAASAKKTVDVKGFYVTPGLIDMHAHVFNGTTPDAYIANASTSLPPDGFTFRAGITTVVDAGSSGWRNFRTFKSQTIDKAQTRVLAFLNIVGTGMASRYEEQDLADMNPVMVANMIKKLFPNIIVGIKSAHYWGDYAQVQKAVEAGKLADVPVMVDFGEHRPPLSIEKLFKEILRPGDIFTHTYAYGPNDREVVVDENGKVKPFIFEVQKKGIVFDVGHGGGAFSWRQAIPSLAQGFKPNVISTDLHTDSMNGGMKGLDNVISKFLNMGMSLPDAILRTTWNPAQVIKRPDLGNLSVGSDADVAVFNLRKGDFGFIDARRTKLKGDKKLEAELTIRAGKVVWDLNGISVPAWKTELAK
- a CDS encoding amidohydrolase/deacetylase family metallohydrolase, producing MNAKLWGIALLLTCTQAVLAQKYDLLIKGGHVIDPASGTNAVMDVAISKGNIVRVAISITDSSEKVIMAKGLYVTPGFIDPHTHVFVGSNANLFANGVNSVSPDDFTFRSGVTTVVDAGTSGWRSFPLFKKQVIDQSKTRILAFLNISGEGMTGADHEQNLADMQADSTAAMMKKYPEIIAGVKIGHYNGQDWAPFDRAVAAASQAGKPLFVECHLPQYSLQDQLAKMRPGDMITHTFEHISERMPIVGDDGKLRPFVLEAKKRGILFDLGHGGAGFWFDQAAPALKQGFYPNSFGTDLHRFSMNSGMKDMANVMSKFMALGLSLEQVIAIATWNPAKAIHHEELGNIKEGSIADVVILRVREGTFGFMDSAQKSITGDKKLEVEMTLKQGKVVWDLNGLSAKK
- a CDS encoding sensor histidine kinase: MRPYLFGQKWLLGFALALIYIPLRTYINVPVDVWGTILRKLPLFGMEIVISTIFYTTWIYLIDWFLQKIAILTGSNNSAGFKLSNQLIALVPAILLAVFFNFLLIHTWGLMDHLWTHMPRPFLRDPNWPVIRPIRQRANEALTIMALIAAYYLCVNNQVQEKLKKLLVDSEKLEKENMSARFLALKNQISPHFLFNNLSVLSSLVESRPEQSSEFIQQLSLAYRYILEQAELHQISLKEEIKFLETYTFLLRTRFKEKVIMDVKLSAEDLELYFVIPLTLQLLIENAVKHNTMSVTNPLTISISIEDGMLIVSNPLQLRQPGEPTTKLGLKNIENRYKLLQNKQVLIEKTGSHFIVKIPLIS
- a CDS encoding PQQ-dependent sugar dehydrogenase, producing MNSKFLILTRFSKALFGCVLITIFVSATRNTLDNRLPPGDPDNGGLTFPDGFESVVVADSTGLARHIVVNDNGDIYIKLRYFGKGQEGGTVALRDTNGDGKADIITNFGKYQDHSSLANGIMIRNGYLYFSSSLVVYRSKLIPGQLLPEEKVEVILKDDHEHETHWHITKPMAFDNKGNMYVPFGAPSDACQDMVNSPGGKPGSVGLDPCPDLEKHGGIWKFSADKAGQTQKDGTLFATGLRSIVGMRWNPDDESLYAVVHGRDNLHRLFPDLFSSWQSAMLPAEEFVKVTQGSNIGWPYYYFDQMKGKKMLNPEYGGDGKKEGQGSKYQNPLIGFPGHWAPNDLLFYKGNQFPERYKHGAFIAFHGSTNRAPYPQAGYFVAFVPFKNGKPAGDWEVFADGFAGIDPIINTNDAKFRPMGLAEGPDGSLYVTDSRKGKLWRIMFKGNRGDFGTKQLATMETHKQLGHIRTPDEVADNLDTKTKVAGQRVYNTYCTPCHQRNGMGDGSRFPPLGGSEWVTGSKKRLIEVVANGLEGEIQVAGKPYNDLMPKHNFLKDEEMAQVLTFIRQNFGNDEDAVSVSDIRRVLRK
- a CDS encoding LLM class flavin-dependent oxidoreductase translates to MELGISMFGDLSYDAAAKSFQSPRSRLQDMLEEIKLADEVGLDVFGIGEHHRPDFAVSSPEIILAAAASVTKNIKLTSSVTVLSSADPVRVYQNFSTVDLLSNGRAEITVGRGSFIESFPLFGYNLNDYNGLFSEKLELLKEINETDVISWKGKYRAALDKQEVLPRPVNGNLEIWIAVGGTPQSVVRAARLGFPLIIAIIGGRPAQFQPFFELYKTEYLNAGHDIAKMQLATHSHGLLGANGDALADRYFPNYAAQMDRVGSSRGWAPYTREQFEGGRSSEGALFVGDPSEVTDKILQHQEMFGLTRFLLHTDVGAPAHADLMKSIEIFGEKVAPAVRKALKVQAS
- a CDS encoding FAD-dependent oxidoreductase; translation: MKKIAIIGAGPAGLTAAYELSKRNYQVDIFEAQDSVGGMSRTITLWNCLVDIGPHRFFSSNRQINELWLEVAGDDYQMINRQTRIFYKNRFFHYPLKPFNAFKNLGPYETLRCIISYGQQKIAPVPFNGDFESWVTRRFGKRLFVIFFKNYSEKLWGIKCTELDADFATQRIKKLSLYEAIKNGFSGDSAQHKTLVDQFAYPSKGTGMIYERMADHIKKNNGQIFLKTKVKRVIVKDSIACGIELEDGTIKNYDAVISTMPLTNLANTIENVSLSVKEAVAKLKFRNTIVVYLLVDGEGLFTDQWLYIHSAELRVGRITNFRNWLPGLYGDSKKTILALELWCNSEDEIWNYPDEKLIEIAKSDLKKTGLAGVKVIDEGFIYRIPRCYPVYSKGYMEALLPVQEYLSGIKNLYPVGRYGAFKYNNQDHSILMGMLAARKIDGEQNIDLWGINTDYENYQESTTITETGLKHNHKNNSPQH